The following coding sequences lie in one Xiphias gladius isolate SHS-SW01 ecotype Sanya breed wild chromosome 24, ASM1685928v1, whole genome shotgun sequence genomic window:
- the nxph1 gene encoding neurexophilin-1, which yields MQVTCWCAVFLLTPVLCLVTSAHVKSGSPKSTLKHIWTESSKDMSISRLLSQTLQGKENSTALDLHYDTPEPYSEQDLWDWLRNSTDLQDSRPRAKRRPMVKTGKFKKMFGWGDFHSNIKTVKLNLLITGKIVDHGNGTFSVYFRHNSTGQGNVSVSLVPPTKIVEFDLASQQSVIDAKDSKSFNCRIEYEKVEKGAKNTLCNFDPSKTCYQEQTQSHVSWLCSKPFKVICIFISFYSTDYKLVQKVCPDYNYHSDTPYFPSG from the coding sequence gTTACAAGTGCCCATGTCAAGTCGGGAAGCCCCAAATCAACACTAAAGCATATATGGACAGAAAGCAGTAAGGATATGTCAATCAGTAGGCTGTTGTCACAGACTCTGCAGGgcaaagaaaacagcacagcCTTGGACCTTCACTATGACACTCCAGAGCCCTACTCGGAGCAGGACCTGTGGGACTGGCTGAGGAACTCCACAGACCTGCAGGACTCACGGCCACGGGCTAAACGGCGGCCCATGGTTAAAACGGGAAAATTCAAGAAGATGTTTGGCTGGGGGGACTTCCACTCCAACATCAAGACCGTCAAACTCAACCTGCTTATCACTGGTAAGATTGTGGATCATGGCAATGGCACTTTCAGTGTGTACTTCCGCCACAATTCCACGGGTCAGGGCAACGTGTCAGTCAGCTTGGTCCCTCCCACCAAGATAGTGGAGTTCGATTTGGCGTCACAGCAGTCCGTCATCGACGCAAAGGACTCAAAGTCCTTCAACTGCCGCATCGAGTATGAGAAGGTGGAGAAAGGTGCCAAGAACACGCTCTGCAATTTCGACCCATCCAAGACCTGCTACCAGGAGCAGACCCAGAGCCATGTTTCCTGGCTCTGCTCCAAACCTTTCAAAGTCATCTGCATCTTCATTTCCTTCTACAGCACCGACTACAAATTGGTGCAGAAAGTGTGCCCGGACTACAACTACCATAGTGACACACCTTACTTCCCCTCTGGCTGA